In Streptomyces sp. NBC_01439, the following are encoded in one genomic region:
- a CDS encoding TrmO family methyltransferase domain-containing protein, with protein MHDPITIEAIAHVVGGHQTPADDYQGGVESIIRLRQDFPLDTLRGIDEFSHLIVTWHFHLGSEADLHLGARSPRNDPTWEPTGTFVHRNHRRPNRMATSFPRLLRVDGRDIYVTDLDAVAGTPIYDLAPYFEEMGPRGPVTAPAWPAAMLANYWDPAANRPE; from the coding sequence GTGCACGACCCGATCACGATTGAGGCCATCGCCCACGTCGTCGGCGGCCACCAGACGCCGGCCGACGACTACCAGGGCGGAGTCGAATCGATCATCCGCCTGCGCCAGGACTTCCCACTCGACACCCTGCGCGGCATCGACGAGTTCTCCCACCTGATCGTGACCTGGCACTTCCACCTTGGCTCCGAAGCCGACCTCCACCTCGGAGCCCGCAGCCCCCGCAACGACCCGACCTGGGAGCCCACCGGCACCTTCGTGCACCGAAACCACCGGCGCCCCAACCGCATGGCAACCTCCTTCCCCCGCCTGCTCAGAGTGGACGGCAGGGACATCTACGTCACCGACCTCGACGCCGTTGCCGGAACTCCTATCTACGACCTCGCCCCGTACTTCGAGGAGATGGGTCCCCGCGGCCCTGTCACTGCTCCGGCCTGGCCGGCGGCGATGCTGGCGAACTACTGGGACCCCGCAGCTAACCGACCCGAGTAG
- a CDS encoding Tat pathway signal protein, whose translation MPRERNTLLEAVLRQLGWSQATTARQLQLVAAESGADGLKAVSASHINQWVRGSHPSPSATRILCETLSRGLNSRGIQRIITAADIGLTDPDEPAGPAPRDSDPIAHIVDLGGTDLDLERRHTLKGAAFSLAGMFLPSDHWWQDKATTAQQRTPSTKRHVGPDDVAAVREMTQLLSRREQRRGGADGRSALVAYLRTDVTAYLSGHFPDHDTRQAMFTAAGELAYLAGWTSFDASEHALAQQWLAVALRLSAEADDAPLAGHILRAQAHQTLDLGHPAQALRLAEASVSHRRYADASPRERSLLGVVHARSLAAAGRNQQALTALLQAENDLRNAGAGDDEPARVFFFSEASLAHETARTLQALGDLRGAEHEYQRSVRTRKAQPFARTHAVTLGLLGAVQIQRGAVDMACTTWSQALDAMQGVQSGRALDTVVQMRRALSPYRGRGGTTLAALDSRARNMIRRVR comes from the coding sequence GTGCCGCGTGAGCGCAACACCCTGCTGGAGGCCGTACTCCGCCAACTGGGCTGGTCGCAGGCCACAACCGCCCGGCAACTGCAGCTCGTGGCAGCGGAATCCGGCGCGGACGGCCTGAAGGCGGTATCCGCCTCGCACATCAACCAGTGGGTCCGCGGATCGCACCCCTCGCCGTCGGCGACCCGTATCTTGTGCGAGACGCTGTCTCGAGGACTCAACAGCCGAGGGATCCAACGGATCATCACGGCCGCCGACATCGGGCTCACAGACCCCGACGAACCGGCAGGTCCGGCTCCCCGGGACAGCGACCCCATCGCACACATCGTCGACCTCGGGGGGACCGACTTGGACCTGGAGCGCCGCCACACCCTCAAGGGCGCCGCCTTCTCCCTGGCAGGGATGTTCCTGCCGTCCGACCACTGGTGGCAGGACAAGGCCACCACGGCCCAGCAGCGCACGCCCTCGACCAAGCGGCACGTCGGCCCGGACGACGTCGCCGCCGTACGCGAAATGACGCAACTGCTCTCCCGCCGCGAACAGCGCCGCGGCGGCGCCGACGGACGATCCGCCCTCGTCGCCTACCTCCGCACCGACGTCACCGCCTACCTCAGCGGCCACTTCCCCGACCACGACACACGGCAGGCCATGTTCACCGCCGCCGGCGAACTCGCCTACCTGGCCGGCTGGACCAGCTTCGACGCCTCCGAACACGCCCTCGCCCAGCAATGGCTCGCCGTAGCCCTGCGCCTGTCCGCCGAAGCCGACGACGCACCCCTGGCCGGACACATCCTGCGCGCCCAGGCGCACCAGACCCTCGACCTCGGCCACCCCGCCCAAGCCCTCCGACTCGCCGAGGCCTCCGTCAGCCACCGCCGCTACGCCGACGCCAGCCCACGCGAACGCTCCCTCCTCGGAGTCGTCCACGCCCGCAGCCTCGCAGCCGCCGGCCGCAATCAGCAGGCCCTCACCGCCCTCCTCCAGGCCGAGAACGACCTGCGCAACGCAGGCGCGGGCGACGATGAGCCGGCCCGGGTCTTCTTCTTCTCCGAGGCCTCCCTCGCCCACGAGACAGCCCGAACCCTGCAAGCCCTCGGAGACCTCCGCGGAGCCGAGCACGAGTACCAGCGCAGCGTCCGCACGCGCAAGGCCCAGCCCTTCGCCCGCACCCACGCCGTCACCCTGGGGCTCCTGGGCGCCGTGCAGATACAACGCGGCGCCGTCGACATGGCCTGCACCACCTGGTCCCAAGCGCTCGACGCGATGCAGGGAGTCCAGTCCGGCCGCGCCCTGGACACCGTCGTCCAGATGCGCCGCGCTCTCTCCCCCTACCGCGGGCGCGGCGGAACGACCCTTGCAGCCCTGGACAGCCGAGCCCGCAACATGATCCGCCGGGTACGCTGA